In Methylotenera versatilis 79, the DNA window TGTCATGGGCAATGCGGCCGAATAGATCCACTTCATATCCAGCGACGAATACAGGATTGATATTTTGCTGAATATTGGCAGAAACGGATGCGTTTCTTGCGTTATTTGGGCGATTGGCAGATGGCTGGGTGCGACTGGCTGTTGCCGCGAAATCCAGAGATGGGTATAACGCTGCTTGCGAAACGCGGGAAAGCGCACGGGCTTGTTGCACACTGGCAAAGGCAGCTTTCAAACTTTGATTATGTGCAATAGCTGCCTGCGATAATCGAGTCAATTCTGCATCATTGAAAAGTAGCCACCACTCGCCTTTTGGAACGCTATCTTGGGGTGTGGCTGGTCGCCAGCCTTCTTGCCAAGTAACGGGCAAATCAATCGCGGGTTTATGGTAAATCTGCCAAGGAGAGCAAGCGACCAGGCTCATACTGAGCAGGCTTAAACTTAAGCTCTTTTTGAATGCTAAGCTCATGGTTTTGCTGTTCCATCAGGCGATGGGTTCTTTTCACTGGGGTTTTTAATATTCTCGGCTACTTTTTTCTGGCTTTTATCGTCCGGGTCTTTCAAGGTGATTAAAGTTGGGATCACCTTTTCGCCTTCTTCAAGCAATTCGGACGGGCTTAATATCAACGTGTCGCCTGACGATATGCCATCAATGATCTCTATGGTTTTCCCCAAATCGCGTCCTATTTTCACGTTTTGGAACCTGACTTTATTCTCTTTATCAACGATAACGACATATGGGTCGTTTTTACTGATCACCAAAGCGCTAGGCGGAATGATTTGAGCGGGAATCGCCTTGACTAAGTTAATGCTAACTTCGGCATAGGCTCCGGGAATCAGTTTGCGGTCCGGGTTATCCAAAACGATTTCTATCTGGCGCGAACGTGTGACAGGGTCAATGGCGCCTGATAAGTGTTCGATTCTGCCCTTGAATTTTTCACTTAGGCCGCTCACGGAAACATCTACTTCCTGATTGGACTTGATTTCGCTGGCATATACTTGGGGAACCCACAGGCTTAATCGCAGCTTATCTATCTGGGTGAGCGCAAATAACTCTTTGCTGTTAGGTGTAATCAGATCACCAATATCAATGCTGCGCCTGGTAATGACGCCGGAAAACGGTGCGACGATATGACGAAATGATTGTAGTTGTTCAAGTCTATTGATATTGGCTTCCACCATAGTCAGCTCGTTAAGCGCTTGTTGGTAGATACTGCGTTTCTCTTCAAGCTCTTGTTGCGGTACAGAATCATGGTCGCGTAAAGTTTGCCAGCGCTCTTGGGTGAGCTTTGCCAACGCTAAGCGCGTCTTGACCAATTCACGTGAGGCTGTGGCTTGTGCGAGTTCTTGGGTCTGTTCTGGAGTTTCTAATTTAGCGAGTAATTCACCTTTCTTGACCGTATCCCCTATGGTTTTATACCAAGCGCTGAGGTAACCATTGCTGCGGGAAAAGACCACAGATTCACTATAACCGCGCAAACTGGCAGGTAACATTAAAGTGGTTTTGAGTTTATCGGTTTTGGGGTACGTCACATTAACGCTGCGGATTAGATTTTCTTGAGTATGTTGTTGCAAGGCATTGACAGCCTTGGCATTGGCAAGAAAGCGTAATCCGCCGCTGGCAATCAGCACAATGACAAACCCAAAACCCAGCCAAGCAGCGATGCGTAGGGGATGACGTTTGGAAGTGGATTTCTGAGCAAGAATGTTGGGAGCTATATCAGTCATAGTATTTTCAATGGCCAGATGTTAATGGATTGGGTAAATTCGCCGCATGCGACGAAAGTTGTGACGAATGGTCGTGACTATGTTTAGACCGTCTATGTAAAGCAGCAAAGACGATAGGCACAAAAATCAATGTGGAAATGGTGGCAAACAATAAACCGCCGATAACCGCTTTGCCGAGCGGCGCGTTTTGTTCTGCACCTTCGCCAACGCCGATGGCCATGGGTAACATCCCCACGATCATCGCAAAAGCCGTCATCAACACAGGGCGCAACCGTGTTGAACCGGCTTCCAGTGCCGCGATTACGGCTGTGGTGCCTTTTTGTAATTGGGTGCGGGCAAATGAGACCACCAAAATACTATTAGCAGTCGCCACGCCCATAGTCATGATGATGCCGGTCAAGGCTGGTACGCTTAATGTGGTGCCAGTTAGATAAAGCGTCCACGCGATACCGGCCAGTGCTGCCGGAAGCGCACTGATAATGATGAGCGGATCTAGCCAAGATTGGAAATTGATCACAATGAGTAGATAAACCAGCAGAATAGCGACAGCTAGACCTGTAGCCAATCCAGTAAAGGAATCGTTGAGGGTTTCAACTTGTCCGCGAAGTGCTATTTCTGCGCCTCTGGGTAGTTGGCCTCTAGTTTCTTCCACCAATCGTTCAAGGTCGCGGCTTACTGAACCCAAGTCACGATCTTGCACGTTTGCGTAGATATTAAACACATTGTTGCTGTTGTAATGGGTGACCGCTGGTTGCTGGTAAGAACGTTTCACTGTGACCAGATTACCCAGTAATTGGGTATTGTTGCTGCCGTTAGCAGTTCCTACCGGAGTGCGCAGGAGTGCATCCAGATTGTTCAATACAAGCTCGTTACTTTTCACGCCGATATTGACAGAGTTACCGTTGGCCGGATTCAGCCAATAACTTGGGGCGGTTTGCATACTGCCGCTTAAGGATATTAATAGGTTTTGCGCTACATCCCTGGCGGAAAGTCCCAGCTGATTAAGTTGTGTGCGATTCATCTCCAGATCGAGTGTAGGCTTGCTCCAGCGCTGGTAAACGTGGGCATCCACAATACCGGGAATCTGTCGTACCTTATTATTAAGTGCGACAAGAAGCGGCGTGATTTCTTCAGGTTTACCATTCATGATTTGAATGTCAATCGGCGCCGGGATGCCAAAATTCAATGTCTGACTGATCTGGTCGGCTGGCTGGAAAAAGAACTCAATCCCAGGAAAGCGTTTCGGTAGTACCGACCGCAGTTTGCTGATATATTGAGCGCTAGAATCACGATGGCCCGCTTTCAGAGAAATCATAATCTCCGTATCCGCTGTTTCTACAGTGCCAGAGTTACCAAATAACGTATTGCGGGTACTGTAAGGGCCACCGATAATGTCCAGCACTTCCCCGATTTGGTCTTGCGGTATGTGTTCACGGATGACGCCCTCAACTGCATTGACCAGCTTGGGCATTTCTTCTATCCGCACACCTGAGGTGGCGCGCAAATGTAAACGAATTTGCCCGGCATCCACGGGGGGGAATAAATCTTGTCCAAGCAAAGGGTACAAGCCAAGTGAGAGCAGGCAGAATAGCAAGAAGCCTGCGCCAAATAGTTTACGGCGGTTTAACAAGCCAGCGAGCAGGGAAACATACTGCTGACGCAACAATTCAAATCCACGATTGAATCGTTGATGTATGCTTGAAAACCAGCCTTGAACCTTAGCCTTACCCTGACTTAGGCCATGATCATGCTCATGATTGGCCAGCAGGTACATGGCCAAGGTAGGAACCAACGTACGCGAAATGATGTAAGACGCCAGCATGGCAAATACCACCGCTTCTGCAAGCGGCACGAACAAAAAGTGTGCGACGCCACTTAAAAAGAACATGGGGACGAATACGATACAGATACACAACGTGGAAACGAATGCAGGCACTGCGATTTCCGCTGCACCGTCCATAATGGCCTGATGTATCGGCTTGCCCATCGCCATATGGCGTTCTATATTCTCAATCTCTACCGTAGCATCATCTACCAATATGCCCACGGCAAGTGCCAGCCCACCTAAGGTCATCAAGTTGATGGTTTCACCAATCAGGTATAGCACGATGAGTGAACACATGATGGATAACGGAATGGAAACGGCGATGATGCAGGTACTACGCCAGCTGCCAAGAAATAGCAGAATCAAAGCAGCTGTCAAACTAGCCGCGATCAGGCCTTCATGCAACACGTTATCTACGGCAGCTTTTACAAATAGCGATTGATCGAACATCAGTTTTAAATCAATCCCTTGCGGCATTTGGTCGAGAATTTTGGGGATAGATTCTTTGACATGAGCCACCACTTCCAGCGTTGAGATGTCGCCTATTTTAAATACCGAAGTGAGCACGCCGCGCTCGCCATTTTGTCGTGCAATAGTGGTCTGTGCTCCAGCTCCATCGCGCACTTGAGCTACATCGCGGACAAATATAGTATTGCCGTTGATCGTGGTCACAGGTAAATCAGCAATCGAAGCAATTTTGGCGATAGAACCGTTCAAGGTGACATCCAGCTCAGTGTCTCCTAACTTAATAGAGCCAGTAGGCAAAATCATATTCTGGGCGGCCATGGTATTGACCAGATCGACTGGGCTCAAACCATCTGCTAACAGTGCGGTGCTGTCTAAATCGACTGATATCTGGCGGTCTTTGGTGCCATATGGACGTGTGAGCGCCAAGCCTTTTTTGGATTGCAAAACGTTACGCAAAACATTGCCACTTAAATCAGCAACTTCGGTTTCCGGGATCGTTTTACTCGATAATCCAATCTGCAGAAGCGGCAAATCTGATGCTGAGTATTGAATAATTTGCGGCGGGTTAATCCCTGGAGGCAGCGAACGAAATACAGAGTTACTGCTTGCCATCACTTGTGCAAGTGCGGTTCTGATATCGGTACCTTGATGAAAGAATATTTTAATGATTGAGGCTCCAGAGAAAGAAACCGACTCAATATGTTCAATACCATCAATCAGGCTCATCGATCGCTCAACCTGCCCAGCAATACGGTCCGCCATTTCCTTGGAGGTCATGCCTCTGTATTCCCAAATCATGGCGACGACTGGAATATTGATATTGGGGAAGATGTCTGTCGACATGTTGCGCAGTACATACAGGTTAGACAGGACGACGAGTAAAGCAGCCACTACAAAAGTATAAGGGCGGCGAAGTGCAATGCTAACTATCCACATATGGGGAGGAACTCCAGGTATTTCCGTATAGATGTCAGGAATGAATTTTTTTAATGAATCCAGACAAAGGTTGCACTATTGGCTGTACTTATCGAAAACTACAAAACCCCACATAAGAACAGCAATACCTAAATGCAAAAACCATACCAAGCGAAATTGCCTCAATTAGTCCTAAATCAGCTGTTTTTCGAAACAAACTTGCTGAATTTTGTGCACATGATGATGACTGCTGTTGTATGGCAAACAGTTGAGTGTTTTGTTAAACATGGAAATTGCAAAAGAAAAGGGACTTGAGGAAATCCCCCAAGTCCCTAAAAGAGCAACTTAATATTAGATTTGGTATTAGATTCTGGCGCAGCAAGCGGACTACAATTTGCCGCTGAAACTTACACCAATCCAGCGTGGATAAGGAAACGGCGCATAACTGGTCCAACCTTCTTCATGCTCACGGTTATCGAATATATTGCGTCCCACCAGACTCAAGTCAAAATTATTCTTAAACGTAAGACCGATTGAGGCATCGGTACGACTGTAGGCATCTACCCAGCCATAGCTCGAAAGCGTATCGGTGTTGTTATAACGGCTGTTGAAATTGGTGTTGAAGCTGGTATGGAATATCTTGTCGACGATTGGGCGACGGTATTCAGCGCCTAGATTGAAGGTCCATTTTGAAACGCCTGGCAGAGTATCGCCAGTCTGGCTGATAAAGTTTGGCGCTAAGTATGTCAACTCATCCGGCTTCGCAGCATTGTCAAAATCGGCGTAGCGCGCATCCGTATAAGCCAAGCCAAAGCGCACGGTTGTGTAATCAATACCCGAATAGAACGCGTCTAGCTCGAACCCTTTTGCTTTCACGCGTTTAACGTTACCTTGCACGCTTAAGTAAGCCAGCGGATTTGGTTGGTTTGTAGCAATATTGGTGGCGGTGGTAAATTCGTCAACTGCACGTATGGTCGATTGATAATCGCGAATATCTTGATAATAAACATCCGCATTGAGTGTTAACGTCTTGTCGAGCAGCTCCGATTTCAGACCCAGTTCAAAAGCATTAGTTTTTTCAGGTTTAACGTTTGCC includes these proteins:
- a CDS encoding efflux RND transporter permease subunit, which produces MWIVSIALRRPYTFVVAALLVVLSNLYVLRNMSTDIFPNINIPVVAMIWEYRGMTSKEMADRIAGQVERSMSLIDGIEHIESVSFSGASIIKIFFHQGTDIRTALAQVMASSNSVFRSLPPGINPPQIIQYSASDLPLLQIGLSSKTIPETEVADLSGNVLRNVLQSKKGLALTRPYGTKDRQISVDLDSTALLADGLSPVDLVNTMAAQNMILPTGSIKLGDTELDVTLNGSIAKIASIADLPVTTINGNTIFVRDVAQVRDGAGAQTTIARQNGERGVLTSVFKIGDISTLEVVAHVKESIPKILDQMPQGIDLKLMFDQSLFVKAAVDNVLHEGLIAASLTAALILLFLGSWRSTCIIAVSIPLSIMCSLIVLYLIGETINLMTLGGLALAVGILVDDATVEIENIERHMAMGKPIHQAIMDGAAEIAVPAFVSTLCICIVFVPMFFLSGVAHFLFVPLAEAVVFAMLASYIISRTLVPTLAMYLLANHEHDHGLSQGKAKVQGWFSSIHQRFNRGFELLRQQYVSLLAGLLNRRKLFGAGFLLFCLLSLGLYPLLGQDLFPPVDAGQIRLHLRATSGVRIEEMPKLVNAVEGVIREHIPQDQIGEVLDIIGGPYSTRNTLFGNSGTVETADTEIMISLKAGHRDSSAQYISKLRSVLPKRFPGIEFFFQPADQISQTLNFGIPAPIDIQIMNGKPEEITPLLVALNNKVRQIPGIVDAHVYQRWSKPTLDLEMNRTQLNQLGLSARDVAQNLLISLSGSMQTAPSYWLNPANGNSVNIGVKSNELVLNNLDALLRTPVGTANGSNNTQLLGNLVTVKRSYQQPAVTHYNSNNVFNIYANVQDRDLGSVSRDLERLVEETRGQLPRGAEIALRGQVETLNDSFTGLATGLAVAILLVYLLIVINFQSWLDPLIIISALPAALAGIAWTLYLTGTTLSVPALTGIIMTMGVATANSILVVSFARTQLQKGTTAVIAALEAGSTRLRPVLMTAFAMIVGMLPMAIGVGEGAEQNAPLGKAVIGGLLFATISTLIFVPIVFAALHRRSKHSHDHSSQLSSHAANLPNPLTSGH
- a CDS encoding efflux RND transporter periplasmic adaptor subunit, with translation MTDIAPNILAQKSTSKRHPLRIAAWLGFGFVIVLIASGGLRFLANAKAVNALQQHTQENLIRSVNVTYPKTDKLKTTLMLPASLRGYSESVVFSRSNGYLSAWYKTIGDTVKKGELLAKLETPEQTQELAQATASRELVKTRLALAKLTQERWQTLRDHDSVPQQELEEKRSIYQQALNELTMVEANINRLEQLQSFRHIVAPFSGVITRRSIDIGDLITPNSKELFALTQIDKLRLSLWVPQVYASEIKSNQEVDVSVSGLSEKFKGRIEHLSGAIDPVTRSRQIEIVLDNPDRKLIPGAYAEVSINLVKAIPAQIIPPSALVISKNDPYVVIVDKENKVRFQNVKIGRDLGKTIEIIDGISSGDTLILSPSELLEEGEKVIPTLITLKDPDDKSQKKVAENIKNPSEKNPSPDGTAKP